The nucleotide window TAAATCTGTAAGGGCTGTGGCAAATGCTAATGGATTGAATAAAATATCCATTCTGATACCTTGCCACCGGGTCATCGGAAGTAACGGACAGTTAACAGGATATGGCGGAGGAATCTGGAGAAAACAAAAATTACTGGAGCTGGAAAAAGCGATTCTGTTTTGAAGCTTATTATTCATAGTAAAAATCAAGATCAGATTCATCTGTAAAAAGAATTTGAGCTCAAATATCTTTATAGAAAAATATCGGTAAAACAAAAATTAACGAAGTTTGGGAAAGTTATTTCGTTTTGATTTTTGTAATTTTAAGCAAAAATTTACACGTGAAAAAGTTAATAATAGCAGTTTGCATTTCAGTTTCAGCATTCAGTTTTGCTCAGGATTATTCTGTACCGGCAGCAAGTCCGCGCCAGAAGGTTGAGCAGCAGTTTTCAATGTCTAAAATTACCATTGATTATGGAAGACCAGGAGTGAAGGGACGTAAGATTTTTGGAGAACTGGTTCCTTATGGCCAGGTTTGGAGAGCAGGAGCGAACTCGTCTACGAAAATTACTTTCGGACAGGCCGTTAACTTCGGAGGGAAAACAGTACCTGCAGGAACTTACGGCTTATTCATTGTTCCTACAGAAAAAGAATGGAAAGTGATCCTGAATAAAGACTTCCAGCAGTGGGGTGCCTATACTTACGATCCTAAACAGGATGTAGTAGATGTTACGGTACCGGTTAATAAACTGGCAGATAAGCAGGAATGGTTTGAAATTACCCTGAATCCAACAGATGAAAACTCAGGAAATCTGGTGATCAAGTGGGATATGGCTCAGGCAGAAGTTCCTTTGAAGCCTTCAAAATTAGACACAGTAATTAAGATTTCCGACAAGCTGAAAGAAATCAAAAAGATAGAATCAGATTCTGCTAAAAAAAGTTAACAATGAATTTTTCTGTTCAGCCCGTTTTAGAGAATGAAGAATTTCAATTAATCCCCTTACAGCAAGGGGATTTTGAATCTTTATATAAAGTAGCTTCCGAACCTGAAGTTTGGGAACAGCATCCGAATAAGGACCGTTACAAAAAAGAGGTTTTTGAAAACTTTTTCAGAGGAGCTATGGAGAGTAAAGGAGCTTTCAAAATTATTGAAAAAGCGACCGGAGATGTATTGGGAAGCAGCCGTTATTATGATTTTGATGAAAAAGACAATCATATTTTCATAGGCTATACTTTCTATGGGACAAAGTCATGGGGAAAAGGCATTAATCCGCAGGTTAAGAAACTGATGCTGGATTATATCTTTCAGTTTGTAGATAAAGTTCATTTCCATGTCGGAAAAGAGAATTTCCGTTCTCAAAAGGCTATGGAAAAACTTGGAGGGAAGAAAATTGCTGAGGAAGAAGTGGCTTATTTTGCAGAACCCACAAGGACTAATTTTGTTTATGAAATCAAAAAAGAAGACTGGATATGAAAAAATATAAAATTCAGCAATCTCCATTTATCGTTCCCACAACAGATGGAAAGCTTATCGAAGAACACTGGGGAAATTCTACGGGAAATTCCAATGTTTCCATTGCTCATATGGTAGCACCTCCTGACTGGAGTGAGCCGCATCAGACTCCCGAGTTTGATGAATTTACCTATATCATTTCCGGGAAAAAGCAGTTTGAAATCGATGGTGAGATTGTTACACTGGAAAAAGGTCAGAGTATCCTTATTGAAAAAGGAGCAAGAATCCGTTACAGTAACCCGTTTTCAGAACCTTGTGAGTATCTTGCGATCTGTCTTCCTGCATTTTCTATGGAACTGGTGCACAGGGAAGAGGAAGGAGTGGATTAGCAAACATGATAATAAATGTAAAAAG belongs to Chryseobacterium gleum and includes:
- a CDS encoding cupin domain-containing protein, with the protein product MKKYKIQQSPFIVPTTDGKLIEEHWGNSTGNSNVSIAHMVAPPDWSEPHQTPEFDEFTYIISGKKQFEIDGEIVTLEKGQSILIEKGARIRYSNPFSEPCEYLAICLPAFSMELVHREEEGVD
- a CDS encoding GNAT family N-acetyltransferase; translation: MNFSVQPVLENEEFQLIPLQQGDFESLYKVASEPEVWEQHPNKDRYKKEVFENFFRGAMESKGAFKIIEKATGDVLGSSRYYDFDEKDNHIFIGYTFYGTKSWGKGINPQVKKLMLDYIFQFVDKVHFHVGKENFRSQKAMEKLGGKKIAEEEVAYFAEPTRTNFVYEIKKEDWI
- a CDS encoding DUF2911 domain-containing protein, which encodes MKKLIIAVCISVSAFSFAQDYSVPAASPRQKVEQQFSMSKITIDYGRPGVKGRKIFGELVPYGQVWRAGANSSTKITFGQAVNFGGKTVPAGTYGLFIVPTEKEWKVILNKDFQQWGAYTYDPKQDVVDVTVPVNKLADKQEWFEITLNPTDENSGNLVIKWDMAQAEVPLKPSKLDTVIKISDKLKEIKKIESDSAKKS